Proteins encoded within one genomic window of Candidatus Cloacimonas sp.:
- a CDS encoding NAD(P)H-dependent glycerol-3-phosphate dehydrogenase, giving the protein MHIAILGGGGWGLALSSLLSENEHQVLVWEYNPEYLQLLKETHSNPHLLPNVTIPQQVCFTNDFNEVSAFSPEIIILATPTQFLRSTLHKTPVSLWNGQQLLAVVNVAKGIEENTFKTLDAVIKDELPFLPESKICALSGPSHAEEVARKIPTTVVIAGSDENLLCQLQTVFSNAYFRVYRNLDLIGVEIGGAVKNIIAISAGIIGGLGFGDNTIGALLTRGIVEIQRLGVALNACPETFLGLSGIGDLITTATSLHSRNRFVGWEIGKGKKLSEILAKMEMVAEGVATTRSVYLLAKKLQVEMPIVEKVYQVLYEDIDPRQAIIELMTRDLKAE; this is encoded by the coding sequence TTGCATATTGCCATTCTTGGAGGCGGAGGATGGGGTTTGGCATTATCTTCCCTGCTTTCCGAAAACGAGCATCAAGTTCTGGTTTGGGAATATAATCCCGAATACTTACAGCTATTAAAAGAGACGCATTCCAATCCGCATTTACTGCCGAATGTTACTATTCCGCAGCAAGTTTGTTTTACTAATGATTTTAATGAGGTTTCGGCTTTTTCTCCGGAAATTATTATCCTGGCAACACCTACCCAATTTTTGCGCTCTACTTTACATAAAACCCCTGTTTCTTTGTGGAATGGTCAGCAGCTTTTAGCCGTTGTAAATGTAGCCAAGGGAATTGAAGAAAATACCTTCAAAACCCTTGATGCCGTTATTAAGGATGAACTGCCTTTTTTACCCGAAAGTAAAATCTGTGCTTTATCCGGTCCGTCCCACGCTGAAGAAGTCGCCCGTAAAATACCTACTACAGTTGTTATTGCCGGTAGCGATGAGAATTTACTCTGCCAACTGCAAACTGTTTTCAGCAATGCTTATTTTCGCGTTTATCGCAATTTAGACCTTATCGGAGTGGAAATTGGGGGCGCAGTTAAAAATATTATTGCTATCTCAGCAGGAATAATTGGCGGATTGGGCTTTGGAGATAACACTATCGGAGCTTTATTAACCCGGGGAATTGTGGAAATCCAACGCCTCGGAGTAGCTTTGAATGCCTGCCCCGAAACCTTTTTAGGGCTTTCCGGAATCGGAGATTTGATTACTACTGCTACTTCCCTCCATAGCCGCAACAGATTTGTTGGCTGGGAAATTGGCAAAGGCAAAAAGCTTTCTGAAATATTAGCTAAAATGGAAATGGTGGCTGAGGGAGTTGCTACTACCCGCAGCGTTTATCTGTTAGCTAAAAAACTTCAAGTGGAAATGCCTATTGTAGAAAAGGTCTATCAAGTCCTTTACGAAGATATAGACCCCAGGCAGGCAATCATAGAATTGATGACCCGCGACCTCAAAGCTGAGTAA
- a CDS encoding CapA family protein, giving the protein MLKKLLFWAIIFFGIRYTLGAVRYTTLEDFESGVVSLSSWNPEEDVQPDAWILDSSTPDGSSYCLKLTGNCYKLQQITPYTIDSTGIIQVQVKTSSEPRIQGIGFTDGVHNILYSFAGSRVLDIEVWIPVYQGAYSSGVWNTYQLPVASDWEAFWGYFPVLNGIIYINDLDGISSRSVWFDNIIDISSDLPVAPAVSITASYTAKNTGVFFYSTVFDPDSDTFTYEWAFGDSTYSNLPNPYHLYTVASAYPYTVTLKVTDDTGKIGFAETEVTLETGASGLPVTLNFVGDIMLARGYETSGGIIPTLGVNAIFAPSKPYFGDAADINVANLEVVLANVGVHHPTKSVYYRGNPANVNGLIYAGIDVVSTANNHTMDYGIEAYQQMQSLLNNAGILYSGCGANSYEAYLPAFYNCRGLNIAFLGSSDRTGQYNNAQPFLQAGYSKPGFAYMTPYYVEQQLQAVEGIADLKIVEMHGGSEYSLTPGAGYDKVFNPFLEDTGDEDYFYRNDVPHQWDIAIRHSAIDCGADLVIVHHPHIIQGLELYQNKLIAHSLGNFVFDLDYPETMPTMILYADAYFDGFRNFRIKPFYIDHYIPEPTTGNLAVYILDYLASRSRELNTRVFVDYEALEAKVLMEDENPPVTATEFNIQQQLLNHSEGMSETVPIKLPRRGSISNVTLIEPPAEYEYRLGQEHIWYGNFENEGCNLWVPPAYSLTDYIDGARSAKLSTSGSSTVTSAIPNRCKMYDNTQKYTLHGWIKADNVANANIAIRFYTTRTSPTPAYTANISDSVIETSEWTFYQKELTLPENVYYYDIRLQATGNTGTTGFALFDDVGLIEWTQWTALDPLANIPWPNNYYWIQARTADTPKSIYLSLIERSFSRHLVTKENHITQVQPEIQIVPNPFNPETVIHCNLPAAGKTTLRIYNIKGQLVKELYNGELEAGNHHFNWNAKDFNNRSVASGIYFISLENRKSKIIRKALLLK; this is encoded by the coding sequence ATGCTGAAGAAGTTATTATTTTGGGCAATCATCTTTTTCGGAATAAGATATACTTTAGGGGCAGTTCGCTATACAACTTTAGAGGATTTTGAAAGCGGTGTTGTTTCTTTAAGTTCCTGGAACCCTGAAGAAGATGTGCAGCCCGATGCCTGGATTCTTGATTCTTCTACTCCCGATGGCAGTTCCTATTGTCTTAAATTAACCGGCAATTGTTACAAATTACAGCAAATAACTCCTTATACCATAGACAGCACAGGCATAATCCAGGTTCAGGTTAAAACCAGTTCTGAACCGAGAATTCAAGGTATTGGTTTCACGGATGGTGTGCATAATATTCTTTATAGTTTTGCAGGAAGCAGAGTTTTAGATATTGAGGTTTGGATACCGGTTTATCAAGGTGCATATAGTTCCGGGGTTTGGAATACCTATCAATTACCTGTAGCATCCGACTGGGAGGCATTTTGGGGTTATTTTCCTGTTCTCAACGGTATCATTTATATTAACGATTTAGACGGCATTTCCTCGCGCAGTGTATGGTTTGACAATATAATAGACATCAGTTCCGACCTTCCTGTTGCTCCAGCAGTTAGCATTACTGCTTCTTATACTGCTAAAAATACCGGTGTCTTTTTCTATAGCACCGTTTTTGACCCTGATAGTGATACATTCACTTATGAATGGGCTTTTGGCGATTCCACTTACAGCAATTTGCCCAATCCATATCATTTATATACCGTCGCTTCCGCATATCCTTATACTGTGACCTTGAAAGTGACAGATGATACCGGGAAAATTGGTTTTGCTGAAACGGAAGTTACTTTGGAAACAGGAGCATCCGGATTGCCTGTTACCCTGAATTTTGTAGGGGATATAATGCTTGCCAGAGGTTATGAAACCAGCGGAGGTATTATTCCTACATTAGGCGTTAATGCTATTTTTGCTCCTTCAAAACCTTATTTCGGAGATGCAGCAGACATCAATGTGGCAAATCTGGAAGTTGTTTTAGCCAATGTAGGGGTTCATCATCCCACCAAAAGTGTTTATTACCGTGGCAATCCTGCCAATGTAAACGGTCTTATTTATGCAGGCATAGATGTAGTTAGCACTGCCAATAATCATACTATGGATTATGGCATTGAAGCATATCAGCAAATGCAGAGTTTGTTAAATAACGCCGGGATACTATATAGCGGTTGTGGAGCTAATTCTTATGAGGCATATTTACCTGCTTTTTACAATTGCCGGGGTTTGAATATTGCTTTTTTAGGCAGTTCGGATAGAACCGGTCAATACAATAATGCGCAACCTTTTTTACAAGCGGGTTACAGTAAACCTGGTTTTGCCTATATGACGCCCTATTATGTGGAACAGCAACTTCAAGCGGTGGAAGGTATTGCCGACCTTAAAATTGTAGAAATGCACGGAGGCAGTGAGTATTCTCTTACTCCCGGTGCAGGTTATGATAAGGTCTTCAATCCTTTTTTGGAAGATACCGGGGATGAGGATTATTTCTATCGTAACGATGTTCCCCATCAATGGGATATAGCCATCAGGCACAGCGCTATTGATTGTGGTGCCGATTTGGTTATAGTGCATCATCCGCATATAATTCAGGGCTTGGAACTATATCAAAATAAACTGATTGCCCATTCGCTGGGAAATTTTGTGTTTGATTTGGATTATCCGGAAACGATGCCAACTATGATTCTTTACGCCGATGCCTATTTTGACGGCTTTCGGAACTTTCGGATTAAACCCTTTTATATAGATCACTATATTCCCGAACCCACAACCGGCAATTTGGCTGTTTACATTTTAGATTACTTAGCCAGCCGGTCTCGGGAGCTCAATACTCGTGTGTTTGTAGATTATGAGGCATTGGAAGCAAAGGTTTTAATGGAGGATGAAAATCCCCCTGTTACAGCTACCGAATTTAACATTCAGCAGCAATTACTAAATCATAGCGAGGGAATGAGCGAAACTGTTCCTATTAAGTTACCGCGTAGGGGTTCTATAAGCAATGTTACTCTCATTGAGCCACCCGCGGAATATGAGTATCGCTTAGGGCAGGAACATATCTGGTATGGTAATTTTGAAAACGAGGGTTGTAATTTATGGGTGCCACCGGCATATTCTTTAACGGATTATATTGATGGAGCCCGGAGCGCTAAACTTAGTACCAGCGGTTCATCAACTGTAACTTCCGCTATTCCCAATCGCTGCAAGATGTATGACAATACTCAAAAATACACTTTGCACGGTTGGATAAAGGCAGATAATGTTGCCAATGCCAATATCGCCATTAGATTCTATACAACCAGAACAAGTCCTACACCTGCATATACCGCTAATATATCCGATAGCGTTATTGAAACGAGTGAATGGACTTTTTACCAGAAAGAACTTACGCTTCCTGAAAATGTATATTATTACGATATTCGTTTACAGGCAACAGGTAACACAGGAACAACAGGATTTGCCTTGTTTGACGATGTGGGGTTAATTGAATGGACGCAATGGACAGCTTTAGACCCCTTGGCAAATATTCCCTGGCCTAATAATTATTACTGGATTCAAGCCCGGACTGCCGATACCCCTAAATCAATATATTTATCGCTTATTGAGCGCAGTTTTAGCAGACATCTCGTAACTAAAGAAAACCATATTACCCAAGTGCAACCCGAAATCCAAATTGTGCCCAATCCCTTTAATCCTGAAACCGTTATCCATTGCAATTTACCGGCTGCAGGGAAAACAACTTTGAGAATATATAATATTAAAGGTCAATTGGTGAAAGAACTTTATAATGGAGAATTGGAAGCAGGAAATCATCATTTTAATTGGAATGCCAAGGATTTTAACAACCGTTCTGTGGCTTCAGGAATTTATTTTATTTCGCTGGAAAATAGAAAAAGCAAGATAATTCGGAAAGCATTACTGCTTAAATAA
- a CDS encoding thioredoxin family protein, whose product MKWILILLLTLSVVVLGCNPNEAPGEKTKEEQEQLKSSGKKLGVWLTDWNEAMKMAQSLARPVLVDFTGSDWCIWCQKLEEEVFSKDEFIKYAKGNFILLKVDFPREIEQSDKLKAFNQQKLKEYKVEGFPTIVIINEKSQEIARTGYRPGGAEKYIKHLEELLNPPNPKE is encoded by the coding sequence ATGAAATGGATTTTAATCCTACTGCTTACTTTGTCAGTGGTTGTTTTGGGCTGCAATCCTAATGAGGCACCTGGTGAAAAAACCAAAGAAGAGCAAGAACAATTGAAAAGTTCTGGAAAGAAACTTGGTGTATGGCTTACGGATTGGAATGAAGCAATGAAAATGGCTCAATCTTTAGCTCGTCCAGTTCTTGTTGATTTTACCGGTTCTGACTGGTGTATCTGGTGTCAAAAATTGGAAGAAGAGGTCTTCAGTAAAGACGAATTTATTAAATATGCGAAGGGCAACTTCATCTTGCTGAAAGTTGATTTTCCGCGGGAGATAGAACAAAGCGACAAGTTGAAAGCATTTAATCAGCAAAAATTGAAAGAATACAAGGTTGAGGGCTTTCCCACTATAGTTATTATAAATGAAAAAAGCCAGGAAATTGCCCGCACCGGTTATAGACCCGGTGGAGCTGAGAAATATATAAAACACTTGGAGGAATTGCTTAATCCACCCAACCCTAAAGAATAA
- a CDS encoding OsmC family protein — translation MPTRVKTVWSGGMTFTAEVNGHQLIMDADPYFGGSDQGPRPKPLLLAALCGCSGMDVVSILEKMGIKDYTLEMDAQGESAAEHPIIYHTITITYNFKGDNLPADKIAKAVNLSLEKYCAVNAMLEKAAKIIPEVFINKLEVQL, via the coding sequence ATGCCTACGCGCGTTAAAACAGTTTGGTCTGGAGGGATGACCTTTACAGCTGAAGTAAATGGTCATCAGCTGATTATGGATGCCGATCCCTATTTTGGAGGAAGTGATCAAGGTCCGAGACCAAAACCTTTATTACTGGCTGCTTTATGTGGCTGTAGTGGAATGGATGTTGTTTCCATTCTGGAAAAAATGGGAATAAAGGACTATACTTTAGAAATGGATGCTCAGGGTGAATCTGCCGCTGAGCATCCTATTATTTATCATACGATAACTATAACCTACAATTTTAAAGGTGATAACCTTCCAGCTGATAAAATTGCCAAAGCAGTTAACCTTTCCCTGGAGAAATACTGTGCTGTGAATGCTATGCTGGAAAAAGCCGCGAAGATAATTCCTGAAGTTTTTATTAACAAATTGGAGGTTCAATTATGA
- a CDS encoding MarR family transcriptional regulator, which translates to MADYAKKFHELITRLQMVLSEIDYAQKACLQAGRMECMLLNYLYKVNGPVNMNELAKELNVSHSRITRIMDNLVAKQLVIREPSEEDRRCWFAMITEKGKKLAANSLQTVLDQQAKILKKIPAKDVESVYKALQLYVDKYEEILKETIAG; encoded by the coding sequence ATGGCTGATTATGCAAAAAAATTCCACGAGCTCATCACCCGCTTGCAAATGGTTTTGAGTGAAATTGACTATGCTCAGAAAGCATGCTTACAAGCAGGACGAATGGAGTGTATGCTACTTAACTACCTTTATAAGGTAAACGGTCCTGTCAATATGAACGAATTGGCTAAAGAACTGAATGTTTCCCATAGCCGGATTACCCGAATAATGGATAACCTTGTTGCTAAACAATTGGTTATTCGTGAACCGTCGGAAGAAGACCGGCGTTGCTGGTTTGCTATGATTACTGAAAAAGGGAAAAAACTGGCAGCTAATAGCTTACAAACAGTTTTAGACCAGCAGGCAAAAATTTTGAAAAAAATCCCGGCAAAAGATGTAGAATCGGTTTATAAAGCCCTTCAACTCTATGTGGATAAATATGAAGAAATATTGAAAGAGACGATTGCAGGATAA
- a CDS encoding glutaredoxin domain-containing protein — protein MAAKVIVFSTPSCIWCKKVKEYLKSQDQSFTDIDVSKDVAARNDMIRKSGEEGVPQLWINNIPVVGYDREKIKRLLNLNNTKKGESNG, from the coding sequence ATGGCTGCGAAAGTGATTGTATTTTCTACTCCTTCTTGTATCTGGTGCAAGAAAGTGAAGGAGTATCTGAAGTCACAAGACCAGAGTTTTACGGATATTGATGTATCCAAAGATGTTGCGGCTCGTAATGATATGATCCGCAAAAGCGGAGAGGAAGGAGTTCCGCAATTATGGATAAATAATATCCCGGTTGTCGGTTATGATCGCGAGAAGATCAAGCGTTTATTAAACTTAAATAATACTAAAAAAGGAGAATCAAATGGCTGA